Genomic window (Gelria sp. Kuro-4):
AGCCGGTAGTGCTAGCTGCCTCATACGGCTTTCGTGCCCGTGAGCTTAAGGAATTACAAAAGCTGGTGGAGGAGAACTTGAGCTTCTTTAGGAGGAGATGGGATGAGTACTTCGGTAACCAAGTCTAAGCCAGTCTTGGTAATAAGCCTTTGGTTCACGGAAGATAAGTTGTGCGTTTTTCTGGATGACGGGCGTGAGGTGGCAGTGCCCTTGGAGTGGTTTCCACGTTTGCGTGATGCCAGTCCAGCGGAAAGGGAAAATTGGCGGCTCATCGGGGGCGGCATTGGTATCAACTGGCCTGTTTTAGATGAGGATATTGCTGTAGAGAGCCTGCTGCAACCGGAGACATGGTGCCTGGTACCAGCGAGAGATTGATCGTCAGCCTTTGGGGACTCCGGTGCCAGGCACCTGGGAACGCTGGTACTGCCTTATGCGCCGATCTCAATCTGCTGAACCCCTACGAACTCCATGGGCACTGGATCTTGCTCTTCCAAACAGAGTCCGATTGCCTCTTTGATCCGCGGGTAGAGCTCTTCCAAGGTCCTGGCCTGGGTGTAGCAGCTCTTTAGCGCAGGGACAGTGGCCACGTAGTAGCCGTCCTCGTCTTTTTCGATAAGCACCGTTAGGGTACGGCCTTTAGACACAACCCTTCCTCCTTCAGCCGCCTTCTCAGGCCGATGGCATTGTCAGACCGCCATGGGGACGGTTCTTGTGACAGGTCCTTGCTCTTCCAACAAACGGATTCAAGTTTCCTTGGCCAAGGTGTGCCCGGCGTCATCTGCATTTAGAACTGCCAAATGCTACCGATCAATTACATGAGAAACCTTTTCTATTAGCTCGGATGGGTTGAGAACAGGTGTCTCATCGGTTACAGAAGCCGGAAAGTGTCTCTTGTTCCCGGTCACCAAAGGAACCCGAGCTGCCAACGCGATTTCCAGGAACGGGGCATCGGTGGGGTCAGGCAGAGCTTTTGTATCCACTGGCTCGGCCGTTATTAGGATGCCGTCGGCCTCAATTTGAGCTAGGAGTACTTCCACACTGTCAGAGTTGAACCCGAACTTTGGGCGCCGAAGCACTTCCCGGTACTCAGCCAGGATGCGTGCGTCATAGAGTACGTGGATTCTTCCTTCAACCACCAAGCGGAGGATGGTTCCAGCAGCGCTGAAGGGCCTCAGCAAGCCGGAGACCAGAACGTTGGTGTCGAGTACAATCAGCATTTCCTTAGACTCCTACGTACGGCCGCAATTTCTGCTTTGATTTCATCATCGGTTAGCTTATCAGTGCCTTGCGCAACGGACTGCGTCTGCAAGTTCTTTACTGCCAAAACGGCACGTGCCCGCCTCAAAGCGGCCAGAGCTTCATCAACATTGTCTGGCTCTATGCTGCTGAGAATGGCCATTGGACGACCATTAGAGGTGAGAACCAGGTCCTTTTCTTTTGCCAGATCGTTCCAAACTTCGCTGGCGCGGTTCCGGAGATCGCGGATGCTAATGTACTTCACTGTGCCTTCCTCCCTTCACTCCTATTATACACAGCTGTGCCACGCTAATGCTACATAATTGTCCCGGCTAGCTCCGGGCTGCTACGGGGGCATTGTGGCAGGTCGCAGGGTGCATGCTAAGGGGTGGCCCACTGGGGGCGAAAGGAACGTCAAGCGAGAAAGCTTCTAGGTCCGGGTGGTAAGGGTAGGCTTACGGAAGTTCGTTTACGAGTTGAAATCCCTGCTCAGCAAAATGCTGATCAAAAGCAAACGCTTCGTTGAGCCCTAGGTATCTCATGGTGACAAAGCTTGTACAATCCACTAGGCTTAGATGACGACGATTTGCCGTCAGCAGTGCGCTGACTGCCTGCATGTGGAGGGGCTCGCTTACCCATTCCACCCGTAACACAGGAGAGACGTTTTCGCTAAAAGATCTTAAAGCGTCCATCCCCAAACGGCGCTGAATAAGGGCGTAGGTTTCAACTAGAACGTAGCTATTACAAATCATGGTTGTACGTTGTTGTAGGAGCCGAACCCAGGTGGACTTAGCTGCAGCATTATTTAAGTCATCACTGTCAAGAACGGCTAGAAAGGCTGACGTATCTACATATACAGCCACTACTCCTCATCCTCCGTGAAGTAGCGGTCGTGGTTAGTGGAAAGGTCAGGTACTCCAGAACTAAAACGCCCGGCAACAGCTATGGCACGTTTTATTCTTTCTTCTGCGTCGCCACCGTTTGCAGAAGCTAGGACCAGGTCTACGCCGCGCCGAACAAGCTCCGCCATGGAAACCCCTTCTTGAGCGGCTCTTGACTTAAGTGCAACCAGCTGCTTTTCGTCCAACTGTATTTGTGTACGGACCACAACTATCCCTCCTCTTCCTACATCATTACCTATGCTAATGATAACATGACATCAGAGCGGGAGCAAGAGCCACCGCGGGGACGGTTCTTGCGTGGAAGCCATTAATATGATCCAGGACGCAAACAAGATGGTTATCGACGACCAGCACCCGATGCTCATCCTCCAGCCGGTACTTGTTCGCATAACGATGGCCGGAAAACGGGAACTGCTCCGAGAAATGGCTTCGTCCAGCTTGTCGACAAGCTTGGCTGCGGCCTACGTCACGCGAGAGAAGCCGTCCGTGAGGGGCGGCTTGTTTTACGCGGGTGCAAGGGCGGAGCTCGATAAGAGGGTCATCTTCAGGGCACACTAAACGTAGTCTACGAAAGGAAGGTGCCAAAATGAACGGCGATGTAGACAGGCTTATTAAAGAAGGACTTGTGCCCATGAAAAAGCGCGCCGTCGAGTCTTTCGGCCGGAACCACCCCCACATCATGGCACTATTCAAGAGTTTTTTCGGAGGGCAAAAGAACCGCGTGGGTATTCGCGTGACCGAAAACGGGAAAACGGTCGGCGAATATACCATCCACATGGAGGGTACGGACATCACCGAAGTGGAGGACGGAGTGCTGTCTTCTGAGCTGCACCACCCGCTTGGGATAGTAAGGCCTTACGCCGTTATCGAGCGGAGCGCTTTGGAGAGAATGCTGGCGGATGAAGAGAACATCGCTTCCGATCCAGTAGGTGCACTGCGAAAGTATCTGCCGGACCTGACTTTGAAGTTTATGTAGTCAGGGGAGGTTCGGCGCCGGGCACCTGGGAAGGAATGGAAGAGGCCCTTGCCGGCGTGGCAGCAGTCTGCGGTGCCCGGAATCCTGGAAATAACGGGAGAAGAGTCTCGCCTGTTGTAAGTGCGTCTTTTCGTATGATTCAGGTTTCTTGCAGCTTATATTTAGCGATGGTAAAATGAGATAAGAGACTGCATTGACGCTGCACGTCGTAGGGGGGCCTGTGAGGTGGCAAGCGAACTCGAAAGACTCTGCAAAGAGATTATGCGACTTACTCCAACTGACCGTGCCAAGCTACGGCTTCTCTTGGAGAGAAGTGAGGGCAAAAAGGTAAAGGAAGTGCGGTTTCATCGCGCTGCAGGTTCCTGGTCTGACATTGATGCCGAAAAATTCATTGCGGAAACGTATGCCAATCGGTCGGCAGGCCGGTCACAGGAGGTCCTGTGGTGAGGCCAAAGTACCTGGTGGATACGGACTGGGTGATCTTTTACTTGCGTGGCAAGGAGCCGTTCGTGAGCACCCTTAAAGAATATCAGAAGGACAGTTTGGCAATAAGCGTTGTTTCTTTGGCCGAGCTTTACGAGGGAGTATACCGTTCCGATAACCCCATAAGTAGAGAGAAGGGACTGAAGGATTTTCTTGCTGGAGTAGAGATACTTGATGTTGACAGGCACATCGCCTGGCTTTTTGGCAAACACAGGGCCGACCTAAGAAGGCAGGGCCTACCTCTTGCGGACTTCGACATCCTTATAGGATGTACCGCACTTCATCATAAGTTGGTGCTGTTGACAAATAACCGTCGTCACTATGAGAGGATAGCGGGTCTTTCTATGAGAAGCTTAGGATTGTAGGATCCTAGCCGGGCACCTGGGAACGTAGAGGAACAGGACTCCAGCCCCCGTGGTTGGGGCCTTTTCCTTGTGGAGTCTTTGGTATCGGGCACCGGAGAATATTTAGGAATATTTAGTGCCAGGCACCTGGGAAAAGATGGAAGGGGCTGCCGCGGGGACGGTTCTTTTGGCAGGTAATGACGGCGGACCGAAGGGTCTTGGTGGGGGGAGTGCGGCGAAAACCGAAGAAAATGGCGGAGGCCGGCGGCGCTGTGCGCCTGGGCGAAAACCTTTGACTATTGTCTGAGCATGCTTCCCAAGCTATACAAGACAAGAGGTTTGGATGGATCAGGGATGCTTCCGCGCCCTCAATCCTGCCAATATGCCTCTACAAATTCTTCTTCAGCCGAGAGACATAAGAACCTTCTCATCGGACCACGGGGACGATTCTTGTGGGAGGTTGAAGCTCTGGTGCTGGGACACCTGCGGCTTCCGGTGCCGCGCACCTGCGAACGCACAAAAGAAGGCTCCTGCCGGTGAGCCTCCAGTACCGGACACCTGGAACACATAAGACACGTCTAAGATCGCATGTTGAAATGGCCGAATAGATTAGTAAGTGCAGCAACATAACATGTGAAAGGGATGTCAAAGGTGTGCTTCTGGCAGTGCATTGAACGCAAGCGAGATAATACCAGGCGCAAGGCTGTGGAGGAACGAATTAAAGAGTATTCGATTTTATCGACCGACGAACTTGAACTGACAATTGCAGGACTGGAAGCCGCCTTTGGCGATGCTAAGCACCGGACAGATATCATAGGCCCGTTCATAAATATCATGTCATTTACTATCATTGCAACAATTACTCTACTGACGGCTCAGGTCCAGGGATCCAAGAGTCCGGAAGGAATTGTGCTGCTGGGCTTCATAGGCCGGGCATACGCATATGGAGTTGTTGCCCTTATCACACTAGGCTTTATCGGAAATCTGATATTTGACAATAGAGAGTATGAGCTTGCACTGCGTCTGCAAGCTGCCAGAATGATACTTCGACAACGCCTTGGCGAAGCTGCCGGAATCAGGAAGAATGGAAAGGCGGAAGGAGGAGAACGGCACACCGAAACAAGAAACAACAAATCGAACTTGGGCGCACTAGAAAATATCTGCGGTGGGGTTAACATTAACTTGAGAATTCATAACGTCCTTGGCGTGCGCAGCGGGCTACGCAGAAAAGAATAGAAGGGCTTCGGGCCTCCAGTGCCGGGCAGTGCGGCCGAGCAAGGTCACGTCATATGGTGGGTGCGACTCCCGCCGGGAAAGGGCCAGCTACCTACCCGTAGCCAGCCTTGGAACCAAGCTGGTAACAGCTTGGTTCAAGTGTAGGCAGACCAGGGGGCAGGCTGAAAGCGAAAGTAGAAGACGATGAGCCACGAAATGCTGAAGGGGAAGCCAGCTGCTGCAGCTCTAGAGCAGATGAAGAACTGCCCACAGTGCTGCGGGTAGGTGGAGGCAGGTTCTTCTTCAGCCGAGAAAGCACAAGATTGGTATCAACTGGCCTGATTTAGATGAAGATATTGCTGATGGCTGGAGTAGATGCGACCTCCAGTTCCGGGCACCTGGGAACAAATGGAAGAACGTGGCAGGGAGGTCTTGGGGAGAGCGGAATTCATTTGTGAGCCGGCGGCGCTCTACGGCTAAGCGGGAAGCCGACTGGAGGGCAGGAAAAGGTCCGCTTATTTGCCCATGACTGCCGTTATGACCGTGAATACTGCGATGGTAATCACGGCCAGGAGCACGGCGACTGCGTACCCCTCGACCTTGCGCGCGTGGAGTGCGAGAGCTGAATTATCGCCCTGCTGTAGGGCTTCCCGAAGTCGCCGGCTGTGGACGGCTATCTTGAATACCCAGTAGAGAGCCGCCAAGTCGAGCACGACCATTGCCGATAGGACTGTGGCTAAAGCCGGTACAACTCTTTGCACCGTGTGACCTCCCTTGTAATATAGTTCTTATAGTTCTTGGACAGACTTCCAACGGCGTTGCGGCGGACTGATTAGAGTAGATTGGGGCCGGGGCGCGAGTTGATCCACCGCAGGCCTGGTGCTATGGGTATTCCACCTGATCTGCCGGACAAGCGCTTCTGGTGCCGGGCACCGGGGAAAGAAAAGAATGGAAGAAAGGCTTGACGACTGCACGGATCAGCCCGGCCGCCCACCGGCGGAGAAAAACCGCTACTGCTCCTGATCGTCTATGAGCTTCATAACTTCAACCAGCTTGCGTACCGTCTCCGGCTTCAGGTTGCGCGCCTCGCGGACCATAAGCTGCAGGTCTTCGCGTTGCGCGATTTCACGGGAGTACTGGACCAACCCGGGGTTGTCTTTAATGATGTCCGCCAAAGCCCGAACTTCCCTGCTGACTTCCTCGTCGCCGCCGGCGGCGTTCTTCAGGTTCAAATGTGTTCCCCGGGGGTTATCTGTCAGCCCCATGAGGTAGTCGATCGAAACCGCAAAGAGCCTGCCCATCTCCGCGAGAGTATCGTAGCCCGGCTGCTTGCGGCCGGATTCGTAGTAAGATATCAGGCTCTGGCTCACGTTGAGCTCCCTGGCTAAGCCTTCTTGTGACAAGCCTTTTTCTTTGCGGAGCCGCACCAAACGATCTGCCCGGAAAGGCAAAGATAGCACCCCTTTCACCCTTATTATTATGCAGGGGCAGGTGCATGTCCAATATCTGACAGTCATATGCGGCGCGGCCGTCTATTGACAACATGCCGCCGGGTCATTACAATAAGAACGGCAGGGTGATCATGGAAACCCAGCCGTGTCGCGACTGGGCTGGTGCGGGGTTGTAACTGAGCGGAACCGGAAGACTCCCGCAGCCGCCGGCAGCTTCACCCTGCCCAGCGGAGCGGTGAGCATGGAAGGCCACCCGGGAAAGATTATCCGGGGTGGCTTTCCTGTTGCTTCAGGGGGCAGCCGCGAAGAACCGGAAGAGCCGCCTCGCCGGCAGGATTTACATTCCCCCGTGTCGAAGACAAAAATGCGGGACACAAAGCACGATCAACGTGCTCCGGGAGGTAGAGTTGTGGAAGAGGAGATCAGCCTGCGCGACATGATTGAGGTGCTGCTGCGCGGCAAGGTGACCATAGCCGTGATCACGGCGGCAGCCGTGCTGGTGGCCGGGGTTCTGAGCTTTTTTGTTTTGCCGCCTACATATGAGGCCGTGGCGACGGTGATG
Coding sequences:
- a CDS encoding helix-turn-helix domain-containing protein; the encoded protein is MTVRYWTCTCPCIIIRVKGVLSLPFRADRLVRLRKEKGLSQEGLARELNVSQSLISYYESGRKQPGYDTLAEMGRLFAVSIDYLMGLTDNPRGTHLNLKNAAGGDEEVSREVRALADIIKDNPGLVQYSREIAQREDLQLMVREARNLKPETVRKLVEVMKLIDDQEQ
- a CDS encoding DUF2442 domain-containing protein, whose product is MSTSVTKSKPVLVISLWFTEDKLCVFLDDGREVAVPLEWFPRLRDASPAERENWRLIGGGIGINWPVLDEDIAVESLLQPETWCLVPARD
- a CDS encoding putative toxin-antitoxin system toxin component, PIN family, whose product is MLIVLDTNVLVSGLLRPFSAAGTILRLVVEGRIHVLYDARILAEYREVLRRPKFGFNSDSVEVLLAQIEADGILITAEPVDTKALPDPTDAPFLEIALAARVPLVTGNKRHFPASVTDETPVLNPSELIEKVSHVIDR
- a CDS encoding type II toxin-antitoxin system HicB family antitoxin — its product is MSKGRTLTVLIEKDEDGYYVATVPALKSCYTQARTLEELYPRIKEAIGLCLEEQDPVPMEFVGVQQIEIGA
- a CDS encoding type II toxin-antitoxin system Phd/YefM family antitoxin; translation: MKYISIRDLRNRASEVWNDLAKEKDLVLTSNGRPMAILSSIEPDNVDEALAALRRARAVLAVKNLQTQSVAQGTDKLTDDEIKAEIAAVRRSLRKC
- a CDS encoding type II toxin-antitoxin system VapC family toxin; the encoded protein is MAVYVDTSAFLAVLDSDDLNNAAAKSTWVRLLQQRTTMICNSYVLVETYALIQRRLGMDALRSFSENVSPVLRVEWVSEPLHMQAVSALLTANRRHLSLVDCTSFVTMRYLGLNEAFAFDQHFAEQGFQLVNELP
- a CDS encoding type II toxin-antitoxin system VapC family toxin; amino-acid sequence: MRPKYLVDTDWVIFYLRGKEPFVSTLKEYQKDSLAISVVSLAELYEGVYRSDNPISREKGLKDFLAGVEILDVDRHIAWLFGKHRADLRRQGLPLADFDILIGCTALHHKLVLLTNNRRHYERIAGLSMRSLGL
- a CDS encoding CopG family transcriptional regulator, translating into MVRTQIQLDEKQLVALKSRAAQEGVSMAELVRRGVDLVLASANGGDAEERIKRAIAVAGRFSSGVPDLSTNHDRYFTEDEE
- a CDS encoding DUF4160 domain-containing protein; amino-acid sequence: MPTVLRVGRYRFFFFSREAQEPPHIHVEAGDQYAKYWLQPVVLAASYGFRARELKELQKLVEENLSFFRRRWDEYFGNQV